The Haloarchaeobius amylolyticus genome window below encodes:
- a CDS encoding branched-chain amino acid ABC transporter permease, protein MGLAQNLIFGLVTGSYIAIAAIGFTLIYGIVDMINFAYGEYITVGAFIGLLTASALPLPLPVAVLVAMAGGGIASLLLAKVFFTPINHTGPIPMLLTSIGLGLILRNAIRLFAGRSARYYDTETATWRFQGVPDLAVGPVDLLGSFFVTSQQLVVVGCALAVFLVLHAVLTRTDVGIAMRAMSDDEALARVRGVDTQFIRNSVWVLAGVLAGLAGVLLGIQTNVSVTTGFSQILQILSAAILGGAGSPYGAIAGSYVIGVVLALSTAFLPSGMTGISSAVAFVILVVVLLVRPSGIAGREVRKA, encoded by the coding sequence ATGGGGCTCGCACAGAACCTCATCTTCGGGCTGGTCACCGGCTCGTACATCGCCATCGCGGCCATCGGGTTCACCCTCATCTACGGCATCGTGGACATGATCAACTTCGCCTACGGCGAGTACATCACCGTCGGGGCGTTCATCGGGCTGCTCACGGCGAGTGCGCTCCCGCTCCCGCTGCCGGTGGCGGTGCTCGTCGCGATGGCCGGCGGGGGCATCGCGAGCCTCCTGCTCGCGAAGGTCTTCTTCACGCCCATCAATCACACCGGCCCCATCCCGATGCTGCTGACGTCCATCGGGCTCGGGCTCATCCTCCGCAACGCCATCCGGCTGTTCGCGGGGCGGAGCGCCCGGTACTACGACACCGAGACGGCGACGTGGCGGTTCCAGGGCGTGCCCGACCTCGCGGTCGGGCCGGTCGACCTGCTCGGGAGCTTCTTCGTGACCTCCCAGCAGCTCGTCGTCGTCGGCTGTGCCCTCGCCGTGTTCCTCGTCCTGCACGCGGTCCTGACCCGGACCGACGTCGGCATCGCGATGCGGGCGATGAGCGACGACGAGGCGCTCGCCCGCGTCCGGGGCGTCGACACCCAGTTCATCCGCAACAGCGTCTGGGTGCTCGCCGGCGTACTGGCGGGACTGGCCGGCGTGTTGCTCGGCATCCAGACGAACGTCAGCGTCACGACGGGGTTCAGCCAGATACTCCAGATACTCTCGGCCGCCATCCTCGGCGGGGCGGGCAGCCCCTACGGCGCCATCGCCGGCTCGTACGTCATCGGGGTCGTACTCGCGCTCTCGACGGCGTTCCTCCCCTCGGGGATGACCGGCATCTCGTCGGCGGTGGCCTTCGTCATCCTCGTCGTCGTCCTGCTCGTCAGACCGAGCGGTATCGCCGGCCGGGAGGTGCGTAAGGCATGA
- a CDS encoding NUDIX domain-containing protein, which produces MDAVDRRAIADALRERARGMREDACEGFDEAPELDPLVTEPAYYQPDSFPGSIEEQLDRLAGSAGIVVVDDGQVLCTEIGYKDGWMTPGGAQDPGETLAETAVREVYEETNIEAEITGIFYHRDFAYDYGHDELIRIPLVVYTGRKVGGRRAAPAHKVPSGEPEITDVDWFGPEELPENMLDRERIRDLLVEHDGEDDR; this is translated from the coding sequence ATGGACGCTGTCGACCGCCGCGCCATCGCCGACGCCCTCCGAGAGCGTGCTCGCGGCATGCGCGAGGACGCCTGCGAGGGGTTCGACGAGGCGCCCGAACTGGACCCCCTCGTCACCGAACCGGCGTACTACCAGCCCGACTCGTTCCCCGGCTCCATCGAGGAGCAACTGGACCGCCTCGCTGGCTCCGCGGGCATCGTCGTCGTCGACGACGGGCAGGTGCTCTGTACCGAGATCGGCTACAAGGACGGCTGGATGACCCCCGGCGGGGCACAGGACCCCGGCGAGACGCTGGCCGAGACCGCGGTCCGGGAGGTCTACGAGGAGACGAACATCGAGGCCGAGATAACGGGAATCTTCTACCACCGCGACTTCGCCTACGACTACGGCCACGACGAACTGATCCGCATCCCACTCGTGGTGTACACCGGCCGGAAGGTCGGTGGGCGGCGGGCCGCGCCGGCTCACAAGGTGCCCAGTGGTGAACCCGAGATCACCGACGTGGACTGGTTCGGGCCAGAGGAGCTGCCCGAGAACATGCTCGACAGGGAGCGGATCCGTGACCTGCTCGTCGAGCACGACGGCGAGGACGACCGATAA
- a CDS encoding ABC transporter ATP-binding protein codes for MSLLDVDGLDKEFGGLVAIDDLSLSVEAGELVGVMGPNGAGKSTFFNCVSGVVQPDGGTVRFDGEDVTGADTATLAREGLVRTFQHTRQLDTMTVRENVRLAAPDQPGEQTLSALLRTDEMQATEAEVAARADDLIETFELTRLADEYASSLSGGQRKLLELARVLMLEPDLLLLDEPFAGVNPTLTNEIAAHIRDLNDDGMTVVVIEHELETLTDLVDRLVVLQQGSLLVEGDPETVLNDERVIDAYLGS; via the coding sequence GTGAGCCTGCTCGACGTCGACGGCCTCGACAAGGAGTTCGGGGGGCTCGTCGCCATCGACGACCTCTCGCTCTCGGTCGAGGCGGGCGAGCTGGTCGGCGTCATGGGTCCGAACGGCGCCGGCAAGTCGACGTTCTTCAACTGCGTGAGCGGCGTCGTCCAGCCCGACGGCGGGACGGTCCGCTTCGACGGCGAGGACGTGACCGGCGCGGACACCGCCACGCTCGCCCGCGAGGGGCTGGTCCGGACGTTCCAGCACACCCGCCAGCTCGACACGATGACCGTCCGGGAGAACGTCAGGCTCGCCGCGCCGGACCAGCCCGGCGAGCAGACGCTCTCGGCACTGCTCCGGACCGACGAGATGCAGGCCACGGAGGCCGAGGTGGCCGCCCGGGCCGACGACCTCATCGAGACGTTCGAGCTGACACGGCTCGCCGACGAGTACGCGAGCAGCCTCTCGGGCGGCCAGCGCAAACTGCTCGAACTGGCCCGCGTGCTGATGCTCGAGCCCGACCTGCTGTTGCTCGACGAGCCCTTCGCCGGCGTGAACCCCACGCTCACGAACGAGATCGCGGCCCACATCCGCGACCTGAACGACGACGGGATGACCGTGGTCGTCATCGAGCACGAACTCGAGACGCTGACCGACCTCGTCGACCGGCTGGTCGTGCTCCAGCAGGGCAGCCTGCTCGTGGAGGGCGACCCGGAGACGGTATTGAACGACGAGCGCGTCATCGACGCCTACCTCGGAAGTTGA
- a CDS encoding HAD family hydrolase, with the protein MSTAVFFDLDGTVVEFTRDYGDVIADALTDHFGHAPDDLIETYDEAFYRRFQAVGPEPVLGAMEEVCEEADADADPAALRDSLQEHELAMTHVSAEARTLFEALWERHHLGVLTNGVPEWQRSKLAHHDLGGLFDTVVTSYEAGAHKPDPAVFDLARERAPDDIDQFVMVGDDYEPDVQGAREAGFRAVHLDRGSAGARVASLEELGSLLSLLG; encoded by the coding sequence ATGTCGACAGCCGTCTTCTTCGACCTCGACGGGACCGTCGTCGAGTTCACCCGCGACTACGGCGACGTCATCGCGGACGCCCTCACCGACCACTTCGGCCACGCCCCGGACGACCTCATCGAGACCTACGACGAGGCGTTCTACCGCCGGTTCCAGGCGGTCGGGCCGGAGCCGGTCCTCGGCGCGATGGAGGAGGTGTGCGAGGAGGCCGACGCCGATGCCGACCCGGCGGCCCTCCGGGACAGCCTGCAGGAGCACGAACTCGCGATGACCCACGTCTCCGCGGAGGCACGAACCCTGTTCGAGGCGCTCTGGGAGCGCCACCACCTCGGGGTGCTCACGAACGGGGTGCCCGAGTGGCAGCGAAGCAAGCTCGCCCACCACGACCTCGGCGGGCTGTTCGACACCGTGGTCACCTCCTACGAGGCCGGTGCGCACAAGCCCGACCCGGCGGTGTTCGACCTCGCGAGGGAGCGCGCTCCCGACGATATCGACCAGTTCGTCATGGTCGGGGACGACTACGAACCGGACGTGCAGGGCGCCCGCGAGGCCGGCTTCCGCGCCGTCCACCTCGACCGCGGGAGCGCCGGGGCGCGGGTCGCCAGTCTGGAGGAACTGGGGTCGCTGCTGTCGCTGCTCGGCTGA
- a CDS encoding RNA-binding domain-containing protein: MIYSVDVQITAPVNDTEVTDRVADAITNLFPEAEVEEYPGELMATTHQLEHFSERLHEQEILDTARGQFFDGQEGDTFEFDLKKQAAFQGRVNFAVGNPDELGDIHVRVRVKDPSVDEFVDYVAPPTQDGKPLESGDDGR, encoded by the coding sequence ATGATATACAGCGTCGACGTCCAGATCACGGCACCCGTCAACGACACCGAGGTCACCGACCGGGTGGCCGACGCCATCACGAACCTGTTCCCCGAGGCCGAGGTCGAGGAGTACCCCGGCGAACTCATGGCGACGACCCACCAGCTGGAGCACTTCTCCGAGCGCCTCCACGAGCAGGAGATCCTCGACACCGCCCGCGGACAGTTCTTCGACGGCCAGGAGGGCGACACCTTCGAGTTCGACCTGAAGAAGCAGGCCGCCTTCCAGGGCCGGGTCAACTTCGCGGTCGGCAATCCCGACGAGCTGGGCGACATCCACGTCAGGGTTCGGGTGAAAGACCCCAGTGTGGACGAGTTCGTCGACTACGTCGCCCCGCCGACGCAGGACGGGAAGCCCCTCGAATCCGGCGACGACGGGCGGTAA
- a CDS encoding ABC transporter ATP-binding protein, with protein sequence MEQTTTHDDDTDADSRTDHLLDVSALDAGYGDLQVLSGVDLHVDEGEYVAVVGPNGAGKSTVMKSVFGLADRMGGSITFDGTDITDLPPEDVISVGMSYVPQTENVFPSLTVGENLRIGAYILDEVPEARRQAVFDRFPVLEERVDQDAGTLSGGQQQMLAMGCALMLDPDLLLLDEPSAGLAPDLVADMFDRIDQVNDAGTAVLMVEQNAKEALRRCDRGYVLAQGENRYEGRGDELLGDDEVRRQFLGG encoded by the coding sequence ATGGAACAGACGACGACACACGACGACGACACGGACGCAGACAGCCGCACCGACCACCTGCTCGACGTCTCTGCCCTCGACGCGGGCTACGGCGACCTGCAGGTCCTCTCCGGGGTCGACCTGCACGTCGACGAGGGCGAGTACGTCGCGGTCGTCGGCCCGAACGGGGCCGGCAAGTCGACGGTGATGAAGTCGGTCTTCGGGCTCGCCGACCGCATGGGCGGCAGCATCACCTTCGACGGGACCGATATCACCGACCTCCCGCCCGAGGACGTCATCTCGGTCGGGATGAGCTACGTCCCCCAGACCGAGAACGTCTTCCCGTCGCTCACGGTCGGGGAGAACCTCCGCATCGGGGCGTACATCCTCGACGAGGTGCCCGAGGCCCGCCGGCAGGCGGTGTTCGACCGCTTCCCGGTCCTCGAAGAGCGCGTCGACCAGGACGCCGGCACCCTCTCCGGCGGGCAACAGCAGATGCTCGCGATGGGCTGTGCGCTCATGCTCGACCCCGACCTGCTCCTGCTCGACGAGCCGTCGGCCGGGCTCGCGCCCGACCTCGTCGCGGACATGTTCGACCGCATCGACCAGGTGAACGACGCCGGGACGGCCGTCCTCATGGTCGAGCAGAACGCCAAGGAGGCGCTGCGGCGCTGCGACCGCGGCTACGTGCTCGCACAGGGCGAGAACCGCTACGAGGGCCGGGGCGACGAACTCCTCGGCGACGACGAGGTGCGCCGGCAGTTCCTCGGCGGCTGA
- a CDS encoding YccF domain-containing protein — translation MARSFPVRALWFLLVGWWLTFIVINVAWFLNVTIIGLPLGIKLINRVPTVLTLKERRTVMDPDEDGRSQRGLLVRAVYFVFVGWWLSLLWANVAWAFSASIIGLPIGVIMFNYLPYVTSLYRFDG, via the coding sequence ATGGCTCGTTCGTTTCCCGTCCGTGCACTCTGGTTCCTCCTCGTGGGCTGGTGGCTCACGTTCATCGTCATCAACGTCGCGTGGTTCCTGAACGTCACGATAATCGGCCTTCCCCTCGGTATCAAGCTCATCAACCGCGTCCCGACCGTCCTCACGCTGAAAGAGCGAAGGACGGTCATGGACCCCGACGAAGACGGGCGCAGCCAGCGCGGCCTGCTGGTCCGCGCGGTCTACTTCGTGTTCGTCGGCTGGTGGCTCAGCCTCCTGTGGGCCAACGTCGCGTGGGCCTTCTCGGCCTCCATCATCGGCCTGCCCATCGGCGTCATCATGTTCAACTACCTGCCCTACGTCACGTCGCTGTACCGCTTCGACGGCTGA
- a CDS encoding magnesium transporter gives MPEQWTVRDISRAMLPLLLALSTVEIASGLVLGSIEDILLAKPALLVLVPVTIGTAGNLGSILAARLSTAVHLGTVEFEPTDDTLAGNALATVALALSVFPIVGAGAWVLTELTVGAVLGPLDVVLVAFSAGAVLAVLAIAVTLTATYAAYRLGLDPDDVVIPVVTNTCDVLGVLVLFGVVAVLL, from the coding sequence ATGCCGGAGCAATGGACCGTCCGGGACATCTCGCGGGCGATGCTCCCCCTGCTGCTCGCGCTCTCGACCGTGGAGATCGCCTCCGGGCTCGTGCTGGGCAGCATCGAGGACATCCTGCTCGCGAAACCCGCGTTGCTGGTGCTGGTGCCCGTCACCATCGGGACCGCCGGGAACCTCGGCTCCATCCTCGCGGCCCGGCTCTCGACCGCGGTCCACCTCGGGACCGTCGAGTTCGAACCGACCGACGACACCCTCGCGGGGAACGCCCTCGCCACGGTCGCACTGGCGCTCTCGGTCTTCCCCATCGTGGGCGCGGGAGCCTGGGTGCTGACGGAGCTGACGGTCGGAGCGGTGCTGGGCCCGCTGGACGTGGTGCTCGTCGCGTTCTCCGCCGGGGCGGTGCTGGCCGTCCTCGCCATCGCGGTCACGCTGACCGCGACCTACGCCGCCTACCGGCTCGGGCTCGACCCCGACGACGTGGTCATCCCCGTCGTGACGAACACCTGTGACGTGCTCGGGGTGCTCGTCCTCTTCGGGGTCGTCGCCGTCCTCCTCTAG
- a CDS encoding molybdopterin-dependent oxidoreductase — protein MSRRSLAPSPSVVDAGILVAVLAEAATGLLSLTARPDDGWLFVVHGVVGLVLVVLLGLKFWRVWRRVTGTLTRTVAVSILLSVLAVTALVTGVAWTLGGTSPVPGVTLLVLHGYLGALLLPVLLVHLLARFRLPDRETVAERRNALKMGGLLVGGAAVWRLQQGVATDLVPSRRFTGSREDGSDEGNAFPVTSWVADDPDPVAVDDWRLAVRGAVETPRELRYEDLPKPSEGEAGETRALLDCTSGWYSEHDWQGVRVGDLLDSAGADPDAGWVRFRSVTGYRWSLPAEEAREALLATHVDGERLSHGHGFPARLVAPDRRGFQWVKWVEAVEVRYQNDPAQWLATLVSGFD, from the coding sequence ATGTCGCGCCGGTCCCTCGCCCCCTCGCCCAGCGTGGTCGACGCGGGCATCCTCGTCGCGGTCCTCGCGGAGGCCGCCACGGGCCTGCTGAGCCTGACGGCCCGGCCCGACGACGGCTGGCTGTTCGTCGTGCACGGCGTCGTGGGGCTGGTGCTCGTGGTGCTGCTCGGGCTGAAGTTCTGGCGGGTGTGGCGACGTGTCACCGGCACGCTGACCCGCACCGTCGCGGTCTCCATCCTCCTCTCGGTGCTGGCCGTGACGGCCCTCGTGACGGGGGTCGCCTGGACCCTCGGCGGGACCTCGCCGGTGCCGGGGGTGACCTTGCTCGTCCTGCATGGGTATCTCGGCGCGCTCCTCCTGCCCGTGCTGCTCGTCCACCTGCTCGCCCGGTTCCGGCTGCCGGACCGCGAGACCGTCGCGGAGCGCCGGAACGCCCTCAAGATGGGCGGGCTGCTGGTCGGCGGGGCCGCGGTCTGGCGGCTCCAGCAGGGGGTCGCGACGGACCTCGTCCCGAGCCGGCGGTTCACCGGCTCGCGCGAGGACGGGAGCGACGAGGGCAACGCCTTCCCGGTGACGAGCTGGGTCGCGGACGACCCCGACCCGGTTGCAGTCGACGATTGGCGGCTGGCGGTCCGCGGGGCGGTCGAGACACCCCGCGAACTCCGGTACGAGGACCTGCCGAAACCGAGTGAGGGCGAGGCGGGCGAGACCCGTGCCCTGCTCGACTGCACCAGCGGCTGGTACTCCGAGCACGACTGGCAGGGCGTCCGCGTCGGCGACCTGCTCGATTCTGCGGGCGCGGACCCGGATGCGGGCTGGGTTCGCTTCCGGTCCGTGACGGGCTACCGGTGGTCCCTGCCGGCAGAGGAGGCACGTGAGGCCCTGCTGGCGACCCACGTCGACGGCGAGCGACTGAGCCACGGCCACGGCTTCCCGGCCCGGCTGGTCGCCCCGGACCGGCGGGGGTTCCAGTGGGTGAAGTGGGTCGAGGCCGTCGAGGTGCGGTACCAGAACGACCCGGCGCAGTGGCTGGCGACGCTGGTGTCCGGGTTCGACTGA
- a CDS encoding AAA family ATPase, producing the protein MTVIGTVGLPGSGKGEAATVAREHDIPVVTMGDVIRQECRDRGLDPATHHGEIATALREENGPAAIAERSLPMIREELEDSDTVLVDGLRSGVELDAFREEFGDDFVLVSIEAPFEVRKERLADRGRDKGEDEGGESLEARDERERGFGMDDAMARADVVIDNTDTLATFRTKITALLEEGPEAVREVER; encoded by the coding sequence ATGACCGTCATCGGCACCGTCGGCCTGCCCGGCAGCGGCAAAGGTGAGGCGGCCACCGTCGCCCGCGAGCACGACATCCCGGTCGTGACGATGGGCGACGTCATCCGCCAGGAGTGTCGCGACCGCGGGCTGGACCCGGCCACGCACCACGGCGAGATCGCCACCGCGCTCCGCGAGGAGAACGGCCCGGCCGCCATCGCGGAGCGCTCGCTCCCGATGATCCGCGAGGAACTCGAGGACAGCGACACCGTCCTCGTCGACGGCCTCCGCTCCGGCGTCGAACTCGACGCCTTCCGCGAGGAGTTCGGTGACGACTTCGTCCTCGTCAGCATCGAGGCGCCCTTCGAGGTCCGCAAGGAACGCCTGGCCGACCGCGGCCGCGACAAGGGCGAGGACGAGGGCGGCGAGAGCCTCGAAGCCCGCGACGAGCGCGAGCGCGGCTTCGGCATGGACGACGCGATGGCCCGGGCGGACGTCGTCATCGACAACACGGACACGCTGGCGACGTTCCGGACCAAGATAACGGCCCTGCTGGAGGAGGGCCCCGAGGCGGTCCGGGAGGTGGAGCGATGA
- a CDS encoding branched-chain amino acid ABC transporter permease has product MSLRDSLPDHDSDRALVIGVVAIVLGLAIAATPVTVTIPGDLYVFFEVGILFVVYGILVLGLDLQYGHTGLVNFGHVVFFAAGAYTVAMLSAVDSFEGIALGYPWPLGLLAGVLVAALLGAFVGATSLRLRGDFLAIATLATAEIFHSLFINFTDVFGGSTGIFGVPTPLGDLAGSRDATLVATLLVFGGFAALTFAVVARLTEAPYGRVLRAIRADELVTRSVGKTTFSYKMQSFVYGAALAGFAGGIFAMYNGAISPDFFELQVTVTVWIGMLLGGASKHRAVLGGLAIIMGLRLFSRFAQGAAPVSAGEFASIRLIVVGLILVLVIRYRPAGIWGDERELEVDS; this is encoded by the coding sequence ATGAGCCTCCGCGACTCGCTCCCCGACCACGACTCCGACCGGGCACTGGTCATCGGCGTCGTCGCCATCGTGCTGGGGCTCGCCATCGCGGCCACCCCGGTCACGGTGACGATTCCGGGTGACCTCTACGTGTTCTTCGAGGTCGGCATCCTGTTCGTCGTCTACGGCATCCTCGTGCTGGGGCTCGACCTCCAGTACGGCCACACGGGGCTCGTGAACTTCGGGCACGTCGTGTTCTTCGCGGCCGGCGCGTACACGGTGGCGATGCTCTCGGCGGTCGACTCCTTCGAGGGTATCGCGCTGGGTTACCCGTGGCCGCTCGGCCTCCTCGCGGGCGTCCTCGTCGCCGCGCTCCTCGGCGCGTTCGTCGGAGCGACCTCGCTGCGCCTGCGCGGGGACTTCCTCGCCATCGCGACGCTCGCGACCGCCGAGATCTTCCACTCGCTGTTCATCAACTTCACCGACGTCTTCGGCGGGTCGACCGGCATCTTCGGCGTCCCGACGCCCCTCGGCGACCTCGCGGGTAGCCGCGACGCGACGCTGGTGGCGACGCTGCTGGTGTTCGGCGGCTTCGCGGCGCTGACGTTCGCCGTCGTCGCCCGGCTCACCGAGGCACCCTACGGCCGGGTGCTGCGCGCCATCCGGGCCGACGAGCTGGTCACCCGGTCGGTCGGCAAGACGACGTTCAGCTACAAGATGCAGTCGTTCGTCTACGGCGCCGCCCTCGCCGGCTTCGCGGGCGGCATCTTCGCGATGTACAACGGGGCCATCTCGCCGGACTTCTTCGAGCTCCAGGTGACCGTGACCGTCTGGATCGGGATGTTGCTCGGCGGCGCGTCGAAGCACCGGGCGGTGCTCGGCGGCCTCGCCATCATCATGGGGCTGCGGCTGTTCTCGCGGTTCGCACAGGGCGCCGCCCCCGTCAGCGCCGGCGAGTTCGCGTCCATCCGGCTCATCGTCGTCGGCCTCATCCTCGTGCTCGTCATCCGGTACCGGCCGGCCGGCATCTGGGGCGACGAACGCGAACTGGAGGTGGACTCGTGA
- the surE gene encoding 5'/3'-nucleotidase SurE → MRDLDILLTNDDGITGAGLAAIRRELTELGDVTVVAPADNQSGVGRKRTTYTTRTEHEWGYAIAGTPADCVAYGLRGLDTDFDLVVSGINHGPNMGAYVLGRSGTVGAAMEAAFLGTPAVAASAYHNVEFYTHPPEEYDFSTPARITRELVEDCLDADVFEAVDILNVNGPVDATDPRIRVTHPHGDFDVRVEHNQVDPADADLPVEVGEDGEVIALRDKFWPHVEGYENPFPDIDEVRERYPVGSDRRAVADGEVSVSPLTAPREATHHEKLDAIVEQLNLT, encoded by the coding sequence GTGCGCGACCTCGATATCCTCCTGACGAACGACGACGGCATCACGGGCGCGGGGCTGGCCGCCATCCGCCGCGAACTGACCGAACTCGGCGACGTGACGGTCGTCGCGCCCGCCGACAACCAGTCCGGCGTCGGCCGGAAGCGGACGACGTACACCACCCGGACCGAGCACGAGTGGGGCTACGCCATCGCCGGCACCCCGGCGGACTGCGTGGCCTACGGGCTTCGCGGCCTCGACACCGACTTCGACCTCGTCGTCTCCGGCATCAACCACGGCCCGAACATGGGCGCGTACGTCCTCGGGCGCTCGGGGACGGTCGGTGCGGCGATGGAGGCCGCCTTCCTCGGCACCCCCGCGGTGGCCGCCTCGGCGTACCACAACGTCGAGTTCTACACCCACCCGCCCGAGGAGTACGACTTCTCCACCCCCGCGCGCATCACCCGCGAGCTCGTCGAGGACTGCCTCGACGCGGACGTCTTCGAGGCGGTCGACATCCTCAACGTGAACGGGCCGGTCGACGCGACCGACCCGCGCATCCGGGTCACCCACCCCCACGGCGACTTCGACGTGCGCGTCGAACACAACCAGGTCGACCCCGCGGACGCCGACCTCCCGGTCGAGGTCGGCGAGGACGGCGAGGTCATCGCCCTGCGCGACAAGTTCTGGCCCCACGTCGAGGGCTACGAGAACCCCTTCCCGGACATCGACGAGGTGCGCGAGCGCTACCCCGTCGGGAGCGACCGGCGGGCCGTCGCCGACGGCGAGGTCAGCGTCTCGCCCCTGACCGCGCCCCGCGAGGCCACCCACCACGAGAAACTCGACGCCATCGTCGAGCAGCTGAACCTCACCTGA
- a CDS encoding ABC transporter substrate-binding protein, with the protein MVGNGKRSVDRRTFLKIGGAGSLAATAGCLGLGGGGGGGAITFGQPAAQTGQWDFLQPGVSKATDVAVQQINDAGGPLGRELVLERSDTAVNPQQARTVVTQLTENEDAIALLGLFSSELEPLFEFLQEQETPVVTPWPGSNFLDTRGGDHGTPDDVSDDEWIWRTVISDTVHTAGAALRALDQGHDTVGVINGTTSGARSWASGFTSAYEANGGTVAEQVEVAQGESNYQSALDRLFQAEFSAFAVSLPLEDAITLMSDWSDGGYGRQPILSDPLAQNDLAEQVGSDLNGAWAASPGESGPSYGTFESAYNSAEGDAEINAWTPPAWDATMVTALALERAGEATPEAIEQNLGPVSRGPGTEVSTFAEGKEALDNGDEIKYMGAATPVTFTQFGNVVGSVVINEVQNGQFGQVETIPAEDLREFVPEGEY; encoded by the coding sequence ATGGTTGGAAATGGCAAGCGGTCGGTGGACCGGAGAACGTTCCTGAAGATCGGCGGCGCGGGCAGTCTCGCGGCGACTGCGGGGTGTCTCGGACTCGGTGGTGGTGGCGGTGGTGGCGCCATCACCTTCGGGCAACCGGCGGCACAGACCGGCCAGTGGGACTTCCTGCAGCCGGGCGTCTCGAAGGCGACCGACGTCGCGGTACAGCAGATCAACGACGCGGGTGGACCACTCGGACGCGAACTCGTGCTCGAACGCTCCGACACGGCGGTGAACCCACAGCAGGCACGCACCGTCGTCACGCAACTCACGGAGAACGAGGACGCCATCGCGTTGCTCGGGCTGTTCTCGAGCGAACTCGAACCGCTGTTCGAGTTCCTGCAGGAGCAGGAGACGCCGGTGGTGACGCCGTGGCCGGGGTCGAACTTCCTCGACACCCGCGGCGGCGACCACGGCACGCCGGACGACGTGAGCGACGACGAGTGGATCTGGCGGACCGTCATCAGCGACACCGTCCACACCGCGGGTGCGGCGCTGCGCGCGCTCGACCAGGGCCACGACACGGTCGGCGTCATCAACGGCACCACCTCCGGCGCACGGAGCTGGGCGAGCGGGTTCACGAGCGCCTACGAGGCCAACGGCGGCACCGTCGCCGAGCAGGTCGAGGTGGCCCAGGGCGAGTCGAACTACCAGTCCGCGCTCGACCGGCTGTTCCAGGCCGAATTCAGCGCGTTCGCGGTGAGCCTCCCGCTGGAGGACGCCATCACGCTCATGAGCGACTGGTCCGACGGCGGCTACGGGCGCCAGCCCATCCTCTCGGACCCACTGGCCCAGAACGACCTCGCCGAGCAGGTCGGGAGCGACCTGAACGGGGCGTGGGCGGCCAGCCCGGGCGAGTCCGGCCCGAGCTACGGCACCTTCGAGAGCGCCTACAACAGCGCCGAGGGCGACGCCGAGATCAACGCCTGGACGCCGCCAGCGTGGGACGCCACGATGGTCACCGCGCTGGCGCTCGAACGCGCCGGCGAGGCGACGCCGGAGGCCATCGAACAGAACCTCGGCCCGGTGTCGCGCGGCCCCGGGACGGAGGTCTCGACCTTCGCCGAGGGGAAGGAGGCCCTCGACAACGGCGACGAGATCAAGTACATGGGTGCCGCGACGCCCGTGACGTTCACCCAGTTCGGCAACGTCGTCGGGTCGGTCGTCATCAACGAGGTCCAGAACGGCCAGTTCGGCCAGGTCGAGACCATCCCGGCGGAGGACCTCCGGGAGTTCGTGCCGGAGGGCGAGTACTGA
- a CDS encoding magnesium transporter, protein MSVREVALEAYREAVPALAASIVGGLFAGVVLGGMRSELEAVQGLLVLVPALLATRGNVFGSLGARLSTGLHQGLVDPYVDLSDDRLRGAVAAALSNGIFVSMFSATAVFVVLTLLSAPVAPLPTLLAIATLAGLFSGTALTIAVVGVVFAGYRRGRNPDTLVGPLVTTTGDVFGVAFLLLAVRIVLGLGGG, encoded by the coding sequence ATGAGTGTCCGCGAGGTCGCGCTGGAAGCCTACCGCGAGGCGGTGCCCGCACTCGCCGCCAGCATCGTGGGCGGGCTGTTCGCGGGCGTCGTGCTGGGCGGCATGCGCAGCGAGCTCGAGGCCGTGCAGGGCCTGCTCGTGCTCGTCCCTGCCCTGCTGGCGACCCGCGGGAACGTGTTCGGGTCGCTCGGCGCGCGCCTCTCGACCGGCCTCCACCAGGGGCTGGTCGACCCCTACGTCGACCTCTCGGACGACCGGCTCCGGGGCGCGGTCGCGGCCGCGCTCTCGAACGGCATCTTCGTCAGCATGTTCTCCGCGACCGCGGTGTTCGTCGTCCTCACGCTGCTCTCGGCCCCGGTCGCGCCGCTGCCGACGCTCCTGGCCATCGCCACCCTCGCCGGCCTGTTCTCGGGGACCGCCCTGACCATCGCGGTCGTCGGCGTCGTCTTCGCCGGCTACCGCCGGGGGCGCAACCCCGACACGCTCGTCGGCCCGCTCGTGACGACCACGGGCGACGTCTTCGGCGTCGCCTTCCTCCTGCTCGCCGTGCGAATCGTCCTCGGACTGGGAGGGGGATAG